From Orcinus orca chromosome 3, mOrcOrc1.1, whole genome shotgun sequence, a single genomic window includes:
- the PTTG1 gene encoding securin isoform X1 — MATLIYVDKENGEPGTRVAPKDGLKLGSGPSVKALDGRSQVSTPHVGKMFDAPPALPKAARKALGTVNRAAEKSIKTNGPLKQKQTAFSTKKMTEKTVKAKSSVPASDDTYPEIEKFFPFNPLDFESFDLPEEHQIAHMPLNGVPLMILDEKRELEQLLHLGPPSPLKMSPLPWESNLLQSPSSILSTLDVELPPVCYDLDI; from the exons ATGGCTACTCTGATCTATGTTGACAAGGAAAATGGAGAACCAGGCACCCGTGTGGCTCCTAAGGACGGGCTGAAGCTGGGGTCTGGGCCTT CAGTCAAAGCTTTAGATGGGAGATCTCAGGTTTCAACACCACATGTTGGCAAAATGTTTGATGCTCCACCAGCTTTACCTAAAGCTGCCAGAAAGGCTTTGGGAACTGTTAACAGAGCTGCAGAAAAGTCAATAAAAACTAATGGACCcctcaaacagaaacagacagccTTCTCTACCAAAAAG ATGACTGAGAAGACCGTTAAAGCAAAAAGCTCTGTTCCTGCCTCAGATGACACCtatccagaaatagaaaaattctttCCCTTCAACCCATTAG ATTTCGAGAGTTTCGACCTGCCTGAAGAGCACCAGATTGCACACATGCCCTTGAATGGAGTGCCTCTCATGATCCTCGATGAGAAGAGGGAGCTTGAACAGCTGTTACACCTGGGCCCCCCTTCACCTCTGAAGATGTCTCCTCTACCGTGGGAGTCTA ATCTGTTGCAGTCTCCCTCAAGCATTCTGTCGACCCTGGATGTTGAATTGCCACCTGTTTGCTATGACTtagatatttaa
- the PTTG1 gene encoding securin isoform X2: MATLIYVDKENGEPGTRVAPKDGLKLGSGPFKALDGRSQVSTPHVGKMFDAPPALPKAARKALGTVNRAAEKSIKTNGPLKQKQTAFSTKKMTEKTVKAKSSVPASDDTYPEIEKFFPFNPLDFESFDLPEEHQIAHMPLNGVPLMILDEKRELEQLLHLGPPSPLKMSPLPWESNLLQSPSSILSTLDVELPPVCYDLDI, encoded by the exons ATGGCTACTCTGATCTATGTTGACAAGGAAAATGGAGAACCAGGCACCCGTGTGGCTCCTAAGGACGGGCTGAAGCTGGGGTCTGGGCCTT TCAAAGCTTTAGATGGGAGATCTCAGGTTTCAACACCACATGTTGGCAAAATGTTTGATGCTCCACCAGCTTTACCTAAAGCTGCCAGAAAGGCTTTGGGAACTGTTAACAGAGCTGCAGAAAAGTCAATAAAAACTAATGGACCcctcaaacagaaacagacagccTTCTCTACCAAAAAG ATGACTGAGAAGACCGTTAAAGCAAAAAGCTCTGTTCCTGCCTCAGATGACACCtatccagaaatagaaaaattctttCCCTTCAACCCATTAG ATTTCGAGAGTTTCGACCTGCCTGAAGAGCACCAGATTGCACACATGCCCTTGAATGGAGTGCCTCTCATGATCCTCGATGAGAAGAGGGAGCTTGAACAGCTGTTACACCTGGGCCCCCCTTCACCTCTGAAGATGTCTCCTCTACCGTGGGAGTCTA ATCTGTTGCAGTCTCCCTCAAGCATTCTGTCGACCCTGGATGTTGAATTGCCACCTGTTTGCTATGACTtagatatttaa